GGGAGTTCAACAAGTGAGGGCGGAAAAAGCGATCAACGCCATTTAAGATGAGGAAAACCGCCGAACCGGAAATAAACATCGCTTGTGCCAAAGCGGCTAAGGATTCCGCTTTGCCGTGTCCAAAAGTATGCTCTTCGTCGGCGGGTTGCAACGCATAGCGCACCACCAGCAAATTGACCACGGAGGCGGCGATATCCAACATCGAGTCAATCAGTGAGGCGAGTAAACTGACCGACCCCGTCACCCACCAAGCGGCGATTTTCACCAAAAGAAGAAGGGTCGCGACCGTAGTTGCCGTCCAGGCGGCCATGGTCACTAATCGTGCATATTGCTGTTTCATAATCATTTCAAACTCAACCAACAGACGGCCAGTATAACTCGCGCTTTATTGAATGAATATGAAACAATTAGGGCGACATTGCTGTCGCCCTAAGAGATTAATTATCCGCTTTGTCTGCAAAGCGTTTGTGCATTTTCGCACTGCACTCCTGCATACGCTCATTTTGTAACTCAACAAATTTCGCTTTCTGCTCTGGAGTCAGAACGCTCAGCATCTTGTGCTGTTTCTCTAACATTTGCACACGGCGCTCTGCCTGTTTCGCCGCCATCTCTTTCGCCAGCTCATTGGCCGCATTGGCATCGAATGTGTCGGCTAACACTAACGCTTGCGCTTTAGCATGGTGCGCTTGACGCTCCGCCTGATTGTCAGCGAACTTGCCTTTAGACTGCGCTTTCATCTCTTTACGGCCCGCTTGACGCATCGAGTCCAATTGCTCTTTTTGTGCATCGGTCAGGTTCAACTCACGGAAGATACCGCGATCCATTCCCATGCCACACTCGTCGTCAGGTCCGCCTTTGTGATGGCCTTTACCACCACCGAAAGCAAACGCACTTGCGGTTGCCAAAGTTAAAGGAAGA
The Vibrio navarrensis DNA segment above includes these coding regions:
- a CDS encoding CpxP family protein, with the translated sequence MKTVKKLVLAAAILPLTLATASAFAFGGGKGHHKGGPDDECGMGMDRGIFRELNLTDAQKEQLDSMRQAGRKEMKAQSKGKFADNQAERQAHHAKAQALVLADTFDANAANELAKEMAAKQAERRVQMLEKQHKMLSVLTPEQKAKFVELQNERMQECSAKMHKRFADKADN